The following proteins are encoded in a genomic region of Glycine max cultivar Williams 82 chromosome 18, Glycine_max_v4.0, whole genome shotgun sequence:
- the LOC113000185 gene encoding uncharacterized protein, translating into MEHKAYWALKFFNFDEKASREQRKIQLLELEEMRLTANESSRLYKEKVKTYHDKKLLKREFKPRQEVLLFNSRLKLFPGKLKSKWSGPFVIKKVRSYAAIEPYDPQSQNPEKNAVSRK; encoded by the coding sequence ATGGAACACAAGGCATATTGGGCTctaaaattttttaactttgatgagAAGGCATCCCGAGAGCAGAGAAAGATCCAATTGTTGGAACTAGAAGAAATGCGATTAACAGCTAATGAATCTTCGCGACTCTACAAAGAAAAGGTGAAGACGTATCACGATAAGAAAttgttgaagagagaattcaaaCCGAGACAAGAAGTACTACTgtttaattcaagattgaaattgTTTCCAGGTAAGCTGAAATCCAAATGGTCTGGACCCTTTGTTATCAAGAAAGTTCGATCTTATGCTGCAATAGAGCCGTATGACCCACAATCTCAGAATCCAgaaaaaaatgcagtatctaggaagtga